Proteins encoded in a region of the Podarcis muralis chromosome 2, rPodMur119.hap1.1, whole genome shotgun sequence genome:
- the HMCES gene encoding abasic site processing protein HMCES has product MCGRTAVVLGADRIRRACEYRDNQGKRRCPEWKNADKYSPSYNKSPQSNSPVLLSRQHFEKDANSSERVLVAMRWGLVPAWFKEADPSKMQYNTANCRSDTMMEKLSYKGPLLKGKRCVVLADGYYEWQQQNGQKQPYFIYFPQTEDKKLSKPDVDSEDEDSKDRKLLTMAGIFDCWEPLDGGETLYSYTIITVNASKDLSSIHHRMPAVLDGDEAIRKWLDFAEVPTQEAIKLIQPTENLAFHPVSTIVNNSRNNTPECIVPIELDLKKDTKVSASSKIMMNWLKNKSPKKEDDCDGLPRWSSQFIQTTPPKKTSSSLIHQWLKKEDGEPSAKHPKIQ; this is encoded by the exons ATGTGTGGGCGAACAGCTGTTGTACTGGGAGCAGATCGTATCCGCCGTGCCTGTGAATACCGTGATAATCAAGGAAAGAGAAGGTGTCCAGAATGgaaaaatgctgacaaatataGTCCATCCTACAATAAGAGCCCACAGTCTAATAGCCCTGTGCTTCTCTCCCGACAACACTTTGAAAAG GATGCCAACTCTTCTGAACGTGTCCTTGTAGCTATGCGTTGGGGGCTGGTTCCAGCCTGGTTTAAGGAAGCTGACCCATCTAAAATGCAGTATAACACTGCAAATTGTCGGAGTGATACCATGATGGAGAAACTTTCCTACAAG gGGCCTCTGTTAAAAGGCAAACGCTGTGTTGTGCTGGCTGATGGCTACTACGAATGGCAACAACAAAATGGGCAGAAGCAGCCCTATTTCATTTACTTCCCCCAGACCGAGGATAAAAAG CTCAGCAAGCCAGATGTGGACAGTGAGGATGAAGATTCAAAGGACAGGAAGCTACTCACCATGGCTGGTATTTTTGATTGTTGGGAGCCCCTTGATGGAGGAGAAACATTGTACAGCTATACCATCATCACAGTAAATGCTTCAAAAGATCTAAGCTCCATCCATCACAG AATGCCAGCTGTCTTGGATGGGGATGAGGCGATCAGAAAATGGCTGGATTTTGCAGAAGTGCCCACACAAGAAGCTATTAAGCTTATCCAACCCACAGAAAACCTTGCTTTCCACCCAGTCTCAACCATAGTGAACAATTCCAGAAATAATACACCAGAATGCATTGTACCCATTGAACTGGACCTCAAGAAG GACACCAAAGTTAGTGCAAGTAGCAAAATAATGATGAACTGGTTAAAAAACAAATCTCCCAAGAAAGAAGATGATTGCGACGGCTTACCAAGATGGTCCAGCCAGTTTATCCAAACCACACCACCTAAAAAGACCAGTTCAAGCTTAATACACCAGTGGCTCAAGAAAGAAGATGGAGAACCTTCTGCAAAGCATCCCAAAATTCAGTGA